The Desmonostoc muscorum LEGE 12446 genome includes a region encoding these proteins:
- a CDS encoding type II toxin-antitoxin system HigB family toxin: protein MHIISFRILREYAEKHADCQEVLSNWYKVATKAKWSNLVEVQQVFPKAEAVGNFTVFNIKGNKYRLIVSIDYEGQLIYIKYILTHAEYDKENWKDDPYF from the coding sequence ATGCACATTATTAGTTTTAGAATCTTAAGAGAATATGCAGAAAAACATGCAGATTGCCAGGAAGTATTAAGCAATTGGTATAAAGTTGCCACTAAAGCTAAATGGTCAAATTTAGTTGAAGTACAGCAGGTTTTTCCTAAAGCTGAAGCTGTTGGGAATTTTACAGTTTTCAATATTAAAGGAAATAAATATCGCTTGATTGTTAGTATAGATTATGAAGGGCAGTTAATTTATATTAAGTATATCCTCACCCATGCGGAATACGATAAGGAGAACTGGAAAGATGACCCTTACTTTTAA
- the tilS gene encoding tRNA lysidine(34) synthetase TilS — translation MVWTPLHAKIHRTMRSRHLFERNQRLLVAVSGGQDSLCLIKLLLDLQSKWGWDLSIAHCDHRWRPDSQANANHVENLAKTWGISFHLETANEPINSEAAARDWRYEALSAIAQANNYQYIVTGHTASDRAETLLYNLIRGTGADGLQALTWQRPLTTGIMLVRPLLEITRAQTQQFCQEFKLPIWEDSTNQDLKYARNRIRQELIPYLQENFNPQVESALAQTAELLQAEVEYLEKAAQQLREEALGMGENEKLPLYPLLPAKSSPALSSSPLLPTPHSPLPLRLNRRVLQKAPLALQRRVMRQVLQQILTEAPGFEHIEKLTALITAPNRSQTDPFPGGAIAQVQGDWICLK, via the coding sequence ATGGTATGGACTCCTCTACACGCAAAAATCCATCGCACAATGCGATCGCGCCATTTATTTGAGCGCAACCAACGGCTATTAGTCGCTGTCTCCGGTGGACAAGATTCTTTATGCTTAATAAAATTACTTTTAGATTTACAATCCAAATGGGGATGGGATTTAAGTATTGCCCACTGCGATCATCGCTGGCGTCCTGACTCCCAAGCTAATGCTAATCACGTAGAAAACTTAGCTAAAACTTGGGGTATATCCTTTCATTTAGAAACAGCCAACGAACCGATAAATAGTGAAGCTGCTGCACGCGATTGGCGGTATGAAGCTTTAAGTGCGATCGCCCAAGCAAATAATTATCAATATATCGTTACAGGACACACCGCCAGCGATCGCGCCGAAACTCTCCTCTACAACTTAATTCGCGGTACTGGTGCCGATGGCTTGCAAGCCCTGACTTGGCAACGTCCCCTAACTACAGGCATTATGCTAGTGCGTCCACTTTTAGAAATTACTCGCGCCCAAACACAGCAATTTTGTCAAGAATTTAAATTGCCGATTTGGGAAGATTCCACCAATCAAGATTTAAAATACGCCCGCAATCGCATTCGCCAAGAGCTAATACCATATTTACAAGAAAATTTCAACCCCCAAGTAGAATCCGCCTTAGCCCAAACGGCAGAACTTCTCCAAGCCGAAGTAGAATATTTGGAAAAAGCCGCCCAGCAGTTACGGGAAGAGGCATTGGGCATGGGTGAGAATGAAAAATTACCTCTTTATCCTCTGCTCCCTGCTAAGAGTTCCCCTGCTTTATCCTCATCTCCCCTACTCCCCACTCCCCACTCCCCACTCCCTTTACGCTTGAATCGTCGGGTATTGCAGAAAGCACCACTGGCGTTGCAACGTCGCGTGATGCGTCAGGTGTTGCAGCAAATACTGACTGAGGCACCTGGTTTTGAACACATTGAAAAATTAACGGCTTTAATTACAGCGCCCAACCGATCGCAAACCGATCCATTTCCTGGTGGTGCGATCGCTCAAGTACAAGGCGATTGGATCTGTTTGAAATAG
- a CDS encoding chemotaxis protein CheW — translation MVSKPDFLSGSGQDHFRPELQVESPEGELHLRFYIPSHQEFALQATGIREVIELSPDRITPIPNASPLLLGTLNLRGRVIWVADLGQFLGEPSALNTDKAEIPVIAIEEQDTIVGLAVEEIGGMDWLDVQNLMPPTSVPDTMAPFLRGEWVLGAKNNQCLRLLDQMAIIRSARWAG, via the coding sequence ATGGTCAGCAAACCGGACTTTTTAAGTGGCAGTGGTCAAGATCATTTCCGACCAGAATTACAAGTAGAAAGTCCTGAAGGTGAGTTACATTTGAGGTTTTACATTCCCTCGCATCAGGAGTTTGCACTACAAGCAACTGGCATCCGGGAAGTAATTGAACTAAGTCCTGATAGAATCACCCCGATTCCTAATGCTTCTCCTTTACTTTTGGGTACTCTAAATTTACGAGGTCGAGTTATTTGGGTGGCTGATTTGGGTCAATTTCTGGGGGAACCAAGTGCATTAAACACAGATAAAGCTGAAATTCCGGTGATTGCCATTGAAGAACAAGACACAATCGTGGGTTTAGCAGTAGAAGAAATCGGTGGTATGGACTGGCTGGATGTCCAAAATCTCATGCCACCAACTAGTGTTCCAGATACTATGGCTCCTTTTTTACGTGGAGAGTGGGTACTAGGTGCTAAAAATAATCAGTGTCTACGACTGCTCGATCAAATGGCAATTATACGGAGTGCGCGATGGGCAGGATGA
- a CDS encoding helix-turn-helix domain-containing protein has product MTLTFNPDKYKELLTAYLPKLIRTEAENDQALRIVEDLMHRERTPEEDELYQLLITLIEKFEQEYYQPNQQNNPVSMLLFILEESERSRDDLVAVLGTEDLVDNILNGQQKMDREQAHKLGEFFHVESSLFME; this is encoded by the coding sequence ATGACCCTTACTTTTAATCCAGATAAATACAAGGAATTATTAACAGCTTATCTTCCCAAATTGATAAGAACTGAAGCTGAAAATGATCAAGCTTTAAGGATAGTGGAAGATTTAATGCACCGGGAACGTACCCCAGAAGAAGACGAACTGTATCAGTTATTAATTACTTTAATTGAAAAATTTGAACAAGAATATTATCAGCCAAACCAGCAGAATAATCCTGTATCTATGTTGTTATTTATTTTAGAGGAATCTGAGAGAAGTAGAGATGATTTAGTAGCGGTCTTAGGAACAGAAGATTTGGTTGATAATATTTTAAATGGACAACAGAAGATGGATAGAGAACAAGCGCATAAGCTGGGAGAGTTTTTTCATGTAGAATCTAGTTTATTTATGGAGTAA
- a CDS encoding methyl-accepting chemotaxis protein — protein sequence MAASIDGYEPTYQQAMTAYVQRNYDVAATLVDQVVQNLPNDPNSHLLRGHIYYVLQQYDVAKQEYQQVLDLTKDPEIIAFANNGIENINQYLESFGGQIDTSASQEQINSLEMSDALAYSEEELEDLPASEEFDSKNLDLNFFEEDRQTVNTVEELSSNNPFNIATEGSIETENISDSSINFGEDPFALNEELDEQDSNSSRWEENAELELPAFWQEDSSEESLEESLVNNHFADNEINSTNENSDIHNNNYSSASNSQTGNSNNNFADLLSESDPQDFSVESLELPQHHFADETILIAEKEPSNRFTTNNSGYNSQENLSETQPKSWLEKRELEAEEEFQPNFSDDSSSLDKNFISDKKQFQSLQFSDKNSFDEDENFDLEAFESAFGSESLSSDEESNNVMHRENSKSNIEFLDDFEEFDDLGNIPGFDLIEGDSDFADIAMHSAAAETSGTGRSQVVQAFSSNAADREEELFTITGSHEPVPAFNQADVSKVEPNVSVEQGWLAPLENAPIERKQWLIGGSVGIASALVVATVSFLATTFSPPQQRESVRNTGWAMALAAGLTGFATAGFMGNITLKQIRRTTKDLETQFEAVRQGNLNAQATVYSEDELGHLASGFNEMARVIFTTTNEAQRKADEQEEAKENLQRQVIRLLDDVEGAARGDLTVQAEVTADVLGAVADAFNLTIQNLRDIVQQVKVAAKEVTKGATNSETFARALSSDALRQAEELAVTLNSVQVMTDSIQRVAEAAREAETVARDASTIALKGGEAVENTVAGILEIRETVAETTRKVKRLAESSQEISKIVALISQIASRTNLLALNASIEAARAGEAGRGFAIVADEVRQLADKSAKSLKEIEQIVMQIQSETGSVMTAMEEGTQQVIKGTKLAEEAKRSLENIIQVANRIDILVRSITSDTVEQTETSRAVAHVMQSVELTAQETSQEAQRVSGALQHLVGVSRDLIASVERFRVETLETR from the coding sequence ATGGCAGCAAGTATTGATGGTTACGAGCCAACATATCAACAGGCGATGACCGCCTATGTTCAAAGAAATTATGACGTTGCCGCCACTTTAGTTGACCAAGTGGTGCAAAATTTACCAAATGATCCAAATTCTCATTTATTAAGGGGTCACATCTACTACGTTTTGCAACAGTATGATGTTGCAAAACAAGAATATCAACAGGTATTAGACTTGACTAAGGACCCAGAAATTATTGCTTTTGCCAATAATGGAATTGAGAATATTAATCAATATCTAGAGTCGTTTGGTGGTCAGATTGATACATCAGCAAGTCAAGAGCAAATAAATTCCCTAGAGATGTCTGATGCGCTGGCATATAGCGAAGAAGAATTAGAAGATTTGCCTGCTAGTGAGGAATTTGACAGCAAAAACCTGGATTTGAACTTTTTTGAAGAGGATCGACAAACTGTGAATACAGTTGAAGAACTATCTTCAAACAATCCATTTAATATAGCCACAGAAGGCAGTATTGAAACAGAAAACATATCAGATTCTTCTATAAATTTTGGTGAAGATCCTTTTGCCTTAAATGAAGAATTAGACGAACAAGATTCCAATAGCAGCCGTTGGGAGGAAAACGCAGAATTAGAATTACCTGCTTTTTGGCAAGAAGATAGCTCCGAAGAGAGTCTGGAAGAATCATTAGTGAATAATCATTTTGCAGACAATGAAATAAATTCTACTAACGAAAATTCAGATATTCACAATAATAACTACTCTTCAGCTTCTAATTCACAAACTGGTAATAGTAACAATAATTTTGCTGATTTGTTGAGTGAGTCAGATCCTCAAGATTTCAGTGTTGAAAGTTTAGAACTTCCACAGCATCATTTTGCAGATGAAACTATACTGATTGCTGAAAAAGAACCAAGCAATAGGTTTACAACCAATAACTCAGGATACAATAGTCAAGAAAATTTGTCGGAAACCCAACCTAAGAGTTGGTTGGAAAAAAGAGAATTGGAAGCTGAAGAAGAATTTCAACCAAATTTTTCTGATGATTCTTCATCTTTGGACAAAAATTTTATTTCGGATAAAAAGCAGTTTCAATCACTTCAATTTTCAGACAAAAATAGCTTTGATGAGGATGAAAATTTTGATCTGGAAGCATTTGAGTCTGCCTTTGGATCAGAGAGCTTATCCTCTGATGAAGAGTCAAACAATGTAATGCATCGAGAAAATTCTAAGAGCAATATAGAATTTTTAGATGACTTTGAAGAATTTGATGATTTAGGGAATATTCCAGGGTTTGACCTGATCGAAGGAGATTCTGACTTCGCTGACATAGCAATGCATTCTGCCGCAGCAGAAACCAGTGGTACTGGACGCTCCCAAGTTGTGCAGGCTTTTTCAAGTAATGCAGCAGATCGTGAAGAAGAACTATTCACGATTACTGGTTCACACGAACCAGTTCCAGCCTTTAACCAAGCAGATGTCTCCAAGGTAGAACCCAATGTCAGCGTTGAGCAAGGCTGGTTAGCACCATTAGAAAATGCCCCCATAGAAAGGAAGCAATGGTTAATTGGTGGGAGTGTGGGTATTGCCTCGGCGCTGGTTGTAGCCACAGTCAGCTTTCTCGCCACAACATTTTCTCCACCCCAACAAAGGGAAAGTGTCCGAAATACAGGTTGGGCAATGGCACTGGCTGCCGGACTGACGGGTTTTGCTACCGCAGGCTTCATGGGGAATATCACACTCAAGCAAATTCGCCGCACAACCAAGGATTTGGAGACTCAGTTTGAGGCTGTACGCCAAGGAAATCTGAATGCTCAAGCTACGGTGTATTCGGAAGATGAATTGGGGCATTTAGCTAGTGGCTTTAATGAAATGGCGCGAGTAATTTTCACGACCACAAATGAAGCCCAACGCAAAGCCGATGAACAAGAGGAAGCCAAAGAAAATCTGCAACGCCAGGTGATTCGCCTCTTGGATGATGTGGAAGGAGCTGCCAGAGGCGATTTAACAGTGCAAGCTGAAGTCACAGCCGACGTTCTGGGAGCCGTAGCTGACGCTTTTAACCTGACAATTCAAAACCTGCGGGATATTGTCCAACAGGTAAAAGTGGCAGCCAAGGAAGTGACAAAAGGTGCAACTAACTCCGAAACCTTTGCTAGAGCCTTATCTAGTGATGCTTTGCGGCAAGCAGAAGAGTTGGCAGTGACGCTGAATTCTGTACAGGTGATGACCGACTCGATTCAGCGGGTAGCAGAAGCAGCGCGGGAAGCCGAAACCGTTGCCCGCGATGCAAGTACGATCGCTCTCAAGGGTGGCGAAGCAGTAGAAAATACTGTGGCGGGGATTTTGGAAATTCGAGAAACCGTTGCCGAAACAACTCGCAAAGTGAAGCGGCTGGCGGAATCTTCCCAAGAAATTTCTAAAATTGTGGCGTTGATTTCTCAGATTGCTTCCAGAACAAACTTGCTGGCACTCAACGCTAGTATTGAAGCGGCGAGGGCGGGAGAAGCTGGACGCGGGTTTGCGATTGTAGCAGATGAAGTCCGCCAATTAGCAGACAAATCTGCCAAATCCTTGAAAGAAATTGAACAAATTGTGATGCAAATCCAAAGCGAAACAGGCTCCGTAATGACCGCGATGGAAGAAGGCACACAACAAGTAATTAAAGGCACAAAATTGGCAGAAGAAGCCAAGCGATCGCTCGAAAACATTATTCAAGTGGCGAATCGCATCGATATTCTGGTGCGTTCCATTACCAGCGACACTGTAGAACAAACGGAAACCTCCCGCGCCGTTGCTCACGTAATGCAATCAGTAGAACTCACAGCCCAAGAAACTTCCCAGGAAGCACAGCGAGTTTCAGGTGCCCTACAACACCTAGTAGGTGTGTCCCGTGACTTGATCGCCTCCGTGGAACGTTTCCGAGTAGAAACCCTTGAAACTAGGTAA
- a CDS encoding response regulator: MQGNLNEIDICSILQLIELGQRTGQLWVEAHSSYHNNKAGEDGASKYLSKQQSWFVFFLNGQIIYCQQGESSLSRISDYLRHYRVEMRLADKQIASLSSTDAPEYAYLWALLEQNIINPKIAASIIQGLVHESLFDLLSLHQGNFIFRQGAALAPQLNTFEISRFVTKITKQLQEWKQLYPHIQSPEQLLVLSDKVQTHSSLPAATVNKLQHWADGKTSLRQLARYLNRDILTVAKAIYPYVQQSWLQLVYSATNQPESHTENWELNQKNRGRIVCIDDAIAIGETVNSILQTQGYEAIVLTNPLEAISLVFQLKPDLILCDIAMSELEGYEVCAMLRHSTAFRLTPIIMLTGKDGFIDRVKASMVGATDYLTKPFTDTELLMLVGKYINKQ; this comes from the coding sequence ATGCAGGGAAATTTAAATGAAATTGATATTTGCAGTATTCTGCAATTAATTGAGTTGGGACAACGAACAGGGCAACTATGGGTAGAAGCTCATAGCTCTTACCACAACAACAAAGCTGGTGAAGACGGAGCTAGTAAATATCTCTCAAAACAACAGTCTTGGTTCGTTTTTTTCCTCAATGGTCAAATCATCTATTGCCAACAAGGAGAAAGTAGCTTATCCAGGATTAGCGATTATTTACGTCATTACCGAGTTGAGATGCGACTTGCCGACAAACAAATTGCCTCCTTATCATCAACCGATGCACCAGAGTACGCATATCTTTGGGCACTACTGGAACAGAATATCATCAACCCCAAGATAGCTGCTAGTATTATCCAGGGTTTGGTACATGAAAGCCTGTTTGACCTGCTGAGCTTACATCAAGGTAATTTTATTTTCCGTCAAGGCGCGGCACTTGCCCCGCAATTAAACACTTTTGAGATTAGCCGCTTTGTGACAAAAATTACTAAGCAGCTACAAGAGTGGAAGCAACTTTATCCACACATTCAGTCTCCCGAACAATTACTCGTGCTATCTGACAAAGTTCAGACACACTCATCGCTACCAGCAGCAACCGTCAATAAACTACAACATTGGGCTGATGGTAAAACATCCCTGCGTCAACTGGCTCGTTATCTCAACCGAGATATTTTGACAGTCGCTAAGGCAATATATCCATATGTGCAGCAGAGTTGGCTACAGTTAGTATATTCAGCGACAAATCAACCGGAGAGTCACACTGAGAACTGGGAATTGAATCAAAAAAACAGGGGGCGGATAGTATGTATTGACGATGCGATCGCCATCGGTGAGACTGTAAATTCCATCTTACAAACACAAGGTTATGAAGCGATCGTCCTCACCAATCCCCTAGAAGCAATCAGTCTGGTTTTTCAACTCAAACCGGATTTAATTTTATGCGACATTGCCATGTCGGAATTGGAGGGATACGAAGTTTGCGCCATGCTGCGACACTCAACGGCATTTCGGCTCACACCGATTATCATGCTTACTGGTAAAGATGGATTTATCGATCGAGTCAAAGCTAGCATGGTCGGCGCAACGGATTATCTAACAAAACCATTTACAGACACTGAATTACTCATGCTCGTGGGGAAATATATCAACAAACAATGA
- a CDS encoding response regulator transcription factor, whose translation MSTVLIVEDSIAQREMITDLLKATGLTVTHASDGLEALEAIQVAPPDLVVLDIVMPRMNGYEVCRRLKSDPKTQNVPVVMCSSKGEEFDRYWGMKQGADAYIAKPFQPTELVGTVKQLLRG comes from the coding sequence ATGAGTACAGTTCTGATTGTAGAAGACAGTATCGCGCAAAGGGAGATGATTACAGATCTCCTGAAAGCAACTGGACTAACAGTCACCCATGCCAGTGACGGATTAGAAGCATTGGAGGCAATTCAAGTAGCACCTCCCGATTTAGTGGTATTGGATATTGTCATGCCCCGGATGAACGGCTACGAAGTTTGTCGGCGGTTAAAATCCGATCCGAAAACCCAAAATGTTCCTGTAGTTATGTGTTCTTCCAAAGGTGAAGAATTCGATCGCTACTGGGGCATGAAACAAGGTGCAGACGCCTACATCGCCAAACCCTTTCAACCAACTGAGTTGGTAGGAACAGTCAAACAACTGCTGCGAGGATAA
- the hmpF gene encoding pilus motility taxis protein HmpF, with translation MLYLAEVQKQKGGLLSGGGKTELKLLACQRTDQNWSTVSEEVIAAEDASKLNDGALVLVELNPNRQVQRIQEAGRPLVNILQNFSRQLEKFKLKEDEIDQWKQSLTFQAQELNRREMEMEARLEQLQQMEDESQQLEEQKQEVDTSRGEIERLQAEIERNRQELEGAWEHLRGEQRRLEERQADFKQGTVLDEEQSRAMSELLDRLSSRVPPTETLTEHVHLGFELVENQQAILTSHWEQLQQQKTAIAQQQEEVERLSQILGDRQNAWQQGQNSLAQQTAQLQVSTAELNNKQEYIKLLKEQLRNQEDLYQQIHTLAATSGDVVLGQQVDVEALQKMPLEELQKIVQDLQHKLEIDASFVHDQEQELKYKQEAIEELQNKLNQASDQDHINLELELTDEKDLYQMLNSSLVGQRRNMLQHEKFLKQHQNVLLRRQGHTVADEEEGNQINLAPVLLQIETQRQQYSQEIQKLEREIEQMRAGIDLAQGMIDNQTHDLEEKQQELKAIEENLVSLRTATAQCCGRVNLYEEALQPIQDCLDGLRQKLQGIGECLDRFQESGDSQVQAIAQMRQTLQSLISQPELLAS, from the coding sequence GTGCTGTATTTAGCAGAAGTACAAAAACAGAAAGGTGGTTTACTCAGTGGTGGTGGCAAAACCGAACTGAAACTACTAGCTTGTCAGCGAACTGACCAGAATTGGAGTACTGTGTCGGAAGAAGTGATTGCCGCTGAGGACGCAAGTAAATTAAATGATGGCGCCTTGGTACTGGTTGAACTGAATCCGAATCGTCAAGTACAACGGATTCAAGAAGCAGGGCGGCCGCTAGTCAATATTTTGCAGAATTTTTCCCGCCAATTGGAAAAATTTAAGCTCAAGGAAGATGAGATCGATCAGTGGAAACAGTCGCTGACGTTTCAGGCGCAAGAGTTGAATCGCCGTGAAATGGAAATGGAAGCACGCCTGGAACAGTTGCAACAGATGGAGGATGAGTCGCAACAACTAGAGGAACAAAAACAGGAAGTTGATACATCCCGTGGGGAAATTGAACGTTTACAAGCAGAAATTGAGCGCAACCGTCAGGAATTGGAAGGTGCTTGGGAGCATTTGCGCGGTGAGCAGCGTCGCCTAGAGGAGCGTCAAGCAGATTTTAAACAAGGAACGGTTTTGGATGAGGAGCAAAGTCGGGCGATGAGTGAGTTACTCGATCGCTTATCAAGTCGCGTTCCTCCCACAGAAACACTGACAGAACACGTTCATCTTGGCTTTGAATTGGTAGAAAATCAGCAAGCTATTCTGACTTCACACTGGGAACAACTCCAGCAGCAAAAAACTGCCATCGCTCAACAACAGGAAGAAGTTGAGCGCTTGTCACAAATATTGGGCGATCGCCAAAACGCATGGCAACAAGGACAAAATTCTCTAGCCCAGCAAACAGCCCAATTGCAGGTCAGTACAGCCGAGCTTAACAACAAGCAAGAGTATATTAAGTTACTTAAAGAACAGTTACGCAATCAAGAAGATTTATATCAACAAATTCATACCTTAGCTGCAACATCTGGTGATGTAGTTTTAGGACAGCAAGTTGATGTCGAAGCTTTACAAAAAATGCCTCTAGAAGAACTACAAAAAATAGTCCAAGATTTACAGCATAAATTGGAAATAGACGCTAGCTTTGTTCACGATCAAGAACAAGAACTTAAATATAAGCAAGAAGCTATAGAAGAACTGCAAAATAAATTAAACCAAGCATCTGACCAGGATCATATTAATTTAGAACTGGAACTAACAGATGAAAAAGACCTTTATCAGATGCTAAACTCCAGTTTGGTGGGACAACGCCGCAACATGTTACAGCATGAGAAGTTTCTCAAGCAACACCAAAATGTATTGCTGCGGCGGCAAGGACATACTGTTGCTGATGAAGAAGAGGGTAATCAAATTAATTTAGCACCAGTTCTGTTACAAATTGAAACCCAGCGACAACAATATTCACAGGAAATCCAAAAATTAGAACGTGAGATTGAGCAGATGCGTGCTGGTATCGATCTAGCTCAAGGTATGATTGATAATCAAACTCACGATTTGGAAGAGAAGCAGCAAGAACTTAAAGCGATCGAAGAAAACTTGGTGTCCCTAAGAACAGCAACTGCTCAATGCTGTGGTCGAGTCAATCTCTACGAAGAAGCACTACAACCAATTCAGGATTGTCTAGACGGCTTACGGCAAAAGCTCCAAGGAATCGGAGAATGTTTGGATCGATTCCAGGAAAGTGGCGATTCTCAAGTCCAAGCGATCGCTCAGATGCGCCAAACTCTTCAAAGTTTGATATCTCAACCAGAATTGTTAGCGTCTTAA